In Pirellulales bacterium, a single window of DNA contains:
- the rsfS gene encoding ribosome silencing factor has translation MLTATVPKTGYDPKANRGLERAVLAAQTAHDNRGKDILLLDLRQLTPVFDYFVVATGTSRRQMHAMAEEIDRELVEKFNDRRLGQEGYAVGNWILLDYGDIVVHLFDESARDYYALDQLWSGATKVDWQAAGPKIAS, from the coding sequence ATCTTGACGGCCACAGTACCCAAGACGGGATACGATCCGAAGGCGAATCGCGGCCTCGAGCGGGCGGTGCTTGCAGCACAGACCGCACACGACAATCGCGGCAAAGACATCTTGCTGCTCGATCTGCGCCAGTTAACGCCGGTCTTCGATTACTTTGTCGTCGCCACCGGGACCAGCCGCCGGCAAATGCATGCGATGGCCGAGGAAATCGACCGCGAGCTGGTCGAAAAGTTCAACGACCGGCGGCTTGGCCAGGAAGGTTATGCCGTGGGTAATTGGATTCTGCTCGACTATGGCGATATCGTGGTGCATCTCTTCGACGAATCGGCCCGCGATTATTACGCGCTCGATCAGCTTTGGAGCGGGGCGACCAAGGTGGATTGGCAGGCGGCAGGACCAAAAATCGCGTCGTAA
- a CDS encoding DUF1080 domain-containing protein → MNHFALRFAIAAACLNVIVLASADEAPKFIELFNGKDLTGWVNVNVDPDTFTVRDGMIVCNGTPIGVMRTEKQYENFLLHIEWRHMEAGGNSGVFAWADGTVPEGQRLPRGLEIQMLELDWVNQHRDQNGSPAPIAFVHGELFGVDGLTTRPDNPRGKRSKSIENRCKGKGQWNTYDVVAVDGVVKLAVNGKFVNGVSQASIKKGYLCLESEGAEIHFRKLQIMELPPGVTSEEQTAPMAPQHGVN, encoded by the coding sequence ATGAACCACTTCGCGCTGCGATTTGCGATTGCCGCTGCCTGTCTCAACGTTATTGTGTTAGCGTCTGCCGACGAGGCGCCAAAATTCATTGAACTGTTCAACGGCAAAGATCTCACCGGCTGGGTGAATGTGAACGTCGATCCCGACACCTTCACGGTGCGCGACGGCATGATCGTCTGCAATGGTACGCCCATCGGCGTCATGCGGACCGAAAAGCAATACGAGAATTTTCTGCTGCATATTGAATGGCGGCACATGGAAGCCGGCGGCAATTCGGGTGTCTTTGCCTGGGCTGATGGCACCGTTCCTGAAGGGCAGCGATTGCCCCGGGGGCTGGAAATTCAAATGCTCGAACTCGATTGGGTCAACCAGCATCGCGACCAGAATGGCAGTCCCGCTCCGATCGCCTTCGTGCATGGCGAACTCTTCGGCGTCGATGGCTTGACGACCAGACCGGACAACCCACGAGGTAAACGCAGTAAGTCGATCGAGAATCGCTGCAAGGGCAAAGGCCAGTGGAACACCTACGACGTGGTTGCTGTCGATGGCGTGGTGAAGCTCGCCGTCAACGGAAAATTTGTGAACGGCGTCAGTCAAGCGTCGATCAAGAAGGGTTATTTGTGCTTAGAATCGGAAGGAGCGGAGATTCATTTTCGCAAGCTCCAAATCATGGAACTGCCGCCGGGCGTGACGAGCGAGGAACAGACGGCGCCGATGGCGCCGCAGCATGGTGTGAATTGA
- a CDS encoding acetylxylan esterase, with the protein MTNKHCLMRASVASLVLVTALSTNLDAEVPNDSSKHPTADARSIPLRTLDSEFPFTPVDNLDAWKARADAVRRQVLLAAGLWPLPTKTPLNAMVHGRVERDDYTVEKVLLESVPGHFVTGNLYRPKSTPQDGKKLPAVLCPHGHWDDGRFSDLGVAHARHDLSIGAERWENAARYHMQARCVQLARMGCVVFHYDMLGYADSLQIADHRPSFPYRQPQVEIGQDQFFSADADARLQTLFGLQTWNSVRSLDFVLSLPEVDSQRVAVTGASGGGTQSMMLSAIDDRIAASFPCVMVSTSMQGGCTCENAPYLRIGMGNVEIAALTAPRPLGLTAANDWTRELRTKGYPDLKRLYELYGHPERLTATFNIHFEHNYNHVSRCTMYGFLNRHFGLGMEEPVLEGDFVPLSRDEMSVWTAEHPKPTGDRVGPQHEKAIRRWMTDQMEAELAKIIAPGHIDLVSLRKIVGGAWETMIGRELPEAKDLDFKLTDKQDRGAYLEMSGLVLNRPAHEELSARFFYPHDWNGEVVLWVTPQGKDGLCDAAGKPIAAIQSLLDAKCSIVAADLCGQGKFTADGQSLNENPMVDVYGGKEAWQHYSAYTYGYNPPLLIRRVRDLMTLVAFVRQHERRPTSVSVVGLAGTGAWVAAARARLGGAIDRAVIDTDGFRFQDIQAQNHADFVPGSVKYGDLPMLVALSAPYALCIAGESKATTDLLSAVFEAAGARENLTIAEPASAKAFVDWLIAPLPAAQRDRRQ; encoded by the coding sequence ATGACCAACAAGCATTGTTTGATGCGCGCATCCGTTGCTTCGCTTGTGCTCGTCACGGCGTTATCGACCAATTTGGATGCGGAAGTGCCGAACGATTCGTCGAAGCACCCAACCGCCGATGCGCGCTCGATTCCTCTCCGCACGCTGGACAGCGAGTTTCCGTTTACCCCGGTCGACAACCTCGACGCTTGGAAAGCCCGCGCCGACGCAGTGCGGCGACAAGTACTGCTTGCTGCGGGGCTTTGGCCGCTGCCAACCAAGACGCCATTGAACGCCATGGTCCATGGGCGCGTCGAACGCGACGACTACACGGTCGAGAAAGTGCTGTTGGAGTCGGTGCCGGGGCATTTTGTGACGGGGAACCTCTACCGGCCGAAAAGCACTCCTCAAGACGGAAAGAAACTGCCGGCGGTACTTTGCCCGCACGGCCATTGGGACGATGGCCGCTTCAGCGATCTCGGCGTAGCGCACGCCCGACACGACTTGTCGATCGGCGCTGAGCGATGGGAAAACGCCGCTCGCTATCACATGCAGGCCCGCTGCGTTCAATTGGCGCGGATGGGTTGCGTGGTGTTTCACTATGATATGCTCGGCTATGCCGATTCCTTGCAAATCGCCGATCATCGACCGTCGTTCCCATATCGGCAGCCACAAGTCGAGATCGGCCAAGATCAATTCTTCAGCGCCGATGCCGATGCCCGGCTGCAAACGCTGTTCGGCTTGCAGACTTGGAATTCCGTTCGATCGCTAGATTTTGTCTTGTCCCTGCCCGAAGTCGATTCGCAGCGCGTCGCCGTCACCGGTGCCAGTGGCGGCGGGACGCAATCGATGATGCTGTCGGCGATCGACGACCGAATTGCCGCATCCTTCCCATGCGTGATGGTTTCCACTTCGATGCAAGGGGGCTGCACCTGCGAGAACGCCCCTTACCTGCGCATTGGCATGGGTAATGTCGAAATCGCCGCCCTGACGGCGCCGCGTCCGTTGGGGCTAACCGCCGCCAACGACTGGACCAGGGAACTGCGCACCAAGGGGTATCCCGACCTCAAGCGGCTCTACGAACTGTACGGCCATCCCGAGCGGCTGACGGCGACCTTCAACATCCACTTTGAGCACAACTACAATCACGTTTCGCGCTGCACCATGTATGGCTTTTTGAATCGGCACTTTGGTCTAGGCATGGAGGAGCCGGTGCTGGAGGGAGATTTCGTTCCGCTTTCCAGGGACGAGATGTCGGTATGGACCGCGGAACATCCCAAGCCCACGGGAGATCGAGTTGGCCCGCAGCACGAAAAGGCGATCCGCCGCTGGATGACCGATCAGATGGAAGCCGAGCTGGCAAAGATCATTGCGCCAGGGCACATCGACCTCGTTTCGCTGCGCAAAATCGTGGGCGGCGCTTGGGAAACGATGATCGGCCGCGAGCTTCCAGAGGCCAAGGATCTCGATTTCAAGTTGACGGACAAGCAAGACCGAGGCGCTTACCTTGAAATGTCTGGACTGGTTCTCAATCGGCCGGCTCACGAAGAACTATCGGCTCGATTTTTCTATCCGCACGATTGGAATGGCGAGGTGGTTCTGTGGGTGACGCCACAAGGCAAGGATGGCCTGTGCGACGCCGCAGGCAAACCGATCGCTGCCATTCAATCCTTGCTCGATGCGAAGTGCTCGATCGTCGCCGCCGATCTCTGCGGCCAGGGTAAGTTTACGGCCGACGGCCAATCGCTGAATGAAAATCCCATGGTGGACGTGTATGGCGGCAAGGAAGCTTGGCAGCACTATTCTGCTTATACCTATGGCTACAATCCGCCGCTGTTGATCCGGCGCGTGCGAGACTTGATGACACTTGTGGCCTTCGTCCGGCAGCACGAACGCCGGCCAACGAGCGTTTCGGTGGTCGGACTGGCAGGGACAGGAGCGTGGGTAGCCGCGGCACGCGCACGGCTCGGCGGAGCCATCGATCGAGCGGTCATCGATACGGACGGCTTTCGCTTTCAAGACATTCAAGCACAGAATCACGCTGATTTCGTGCCTGGATCGGTCAAGTATGGCGACCTGCCGATGCTCGTGGCGTTGTCTGCTCCGTATGCGCTGTGCATTGCAGGGGAAAGCAAGGCGACGACCGATTTGCTATCCGCTGTTTTTGAGGCCGCCGGAGCGCGCGAAAACCTAACCATTGCGGAGCCGGCGTCGGCAAAGGCTTTCGTCGATTGGTTGATCGCACCATTGCCCGCGGCTCAGAGAGATCGTCGGCAATAA
- the bcp gene encoding thioredoxin-dependent thiol peroxidase, producing the protein MSNWIEPGQKAPDFTLPADDGTKVKLSAQRASPVVLYFYPKDDTPGCTKEACAFRDRGKQLKKLGAKLFGVSPDSVDSHKKFRNKFQLNFPLLADEGHKVGERYGAWREKNMYGKKSMGIQRSTYLIDAEGKVARLWKTVKVDGHDEQVLAALKELINSHHAAAPSAPSVPRSSRPAAVP; encoded by the coding sequence ATGTCTAACTGGATCGAACCGGGGCAAAAAGCTCCCGATTTTACCCTGCCCGCGGACGACGGCACAAAAGTGAAGCTCTCCGCCCAGCGCGCCAGCCCCGTCGTCCTCTATTTCTATCCAAAGGACGACACGCCCGGATGCACCAAGGAAGCGTGCGCCTTTCGCGATCGGGGCAAGCAACTGAAAAAGCTCGGAGCCAAACTCTTCGGCGTCAGCCCAGACTCGGTCGATAGCCACAAGAAGTTTCGCAACAAGTTCCAGCTCAATTTCCCGCTACTGGCCGACGAGGGGCATAAAGTCGGCGAAAGATACGGCGCCTGGCGCGAAAAAAACATGTACGGCAAGAAGTCGATGGGCATCCAACGCAGCACATATCTGATCGACGCCGAAGGCAAAGTCGCCCGCCTGTGGAAAACCGTCAAAGTGGACGGACACGATGAGCAAGTGCTGGCCGCGCTGAAGGAATTAATCAATTCACACCATGCTGCGGCGCCATCGGCGCCGTCTGTTCCTCGCTCGTCACGCCCGGCGGCAGTTCCATGA
- a CDS encoding phosphoribosyl-ATP diphosphatase, with product MVNSLQQSILAQLMAVIEDRKANLPAKSYTTTLFSGGVAKIGEKIVEEAAEVVEAAGETGDEGRQHLIRETGDLIYHLFVMLGHCDVKLAEVEAELANRFGISGLDEKAARSKS from the coding sequence ATGGTGAATTCGTTGCAACAGTCCATCCTCGCCCAGCTCATGGCCGTCATCGAAGACCGCAAGGCGAATCTGCCGGCGAAGTCATACACGACGACGCTGTTTTCCGGCGGCGTGGCAAAGATTGGGGAGAAAATTGTCGAGGAAGCGGCCGAAGTCGTCGAAGCGGCTGGCGAGACTGGTGACGAGGGCCGGCAACATCTCATTCGCGAGACCGGCGATTTGATCTATCACCTGTTTGTGATGCTCGGCCATTGCGACGTGAAGCTAGCCGAGGTTGAAGCCGAATTGGCCAATCGCTTTGGCATCAGCGGCCTCGATGAGAAGGCGGCGCGCTCGAAGAGCTAA